The genome window TTATACAGCAGGCACATCACCGATGTATTTTAACATATGAGGCAGCTCACCGATTTGCTAAGGAGTAGTGCCGTGAGAACCTGTCGGAAGACTACGGTATTCGTATTTCGAAACTGTCGATCTGAATCCCTGTGATATGGCATCATTGGTAAAAGAAATTATAGCTGTGGATCTTGCAATCTATGGACAGATTTCATGTAAAAGGCGCTTTTCTATCAGGTTTTTACAGTCCTTTGTTAGATGCTTGCAGTTTTTCACCGAGATAAACAGATCCCTGTATCCTCCAGGTGCATTCTATCATGTTTAGGAAACCGAAGTCCTCTGTGCTGATGCCTTTTGCCGAAAACCATGGGGCAGTGATAGCCTGTAGGTAAATGCCATGTGAATTCTTGGGTGACTTATCTCCACACGTGTTGTAGATGACATTCAACATCAGCTCGGGAATTGGAGACTGTAGCTCATTTTCATCCTGGTACAATCACGTCGATATCCGTTAAACCAGCCATTATGCTGTATTGTGTCTCTTGTAAAACAAACATAGGAAACTGGATGATTTTCATATACGTGTTAGTTTTTCCCGCTGAATGTTGGCATAGATGCACGCCTGGCAGTCGATGTCAGGAAAACATATTTCATAACCTCCCATAGCATGCCGGAAACACCCTATGTTTTAGTTCGGTAAGCTGTCGGTCTGTCAGAGGTATGCAAGGCAATCTAAGGCCAGAGTTTGCCACCACCCCTCTAAAAAGAAGAAGTTCCTTTTCAATCGCAACGAACTGATCGAAGTGGCCATTGATGAATTTGAAGTAGGGTTCAAGGTTAGACAAGATTTTTACTCCTCCATTCCTTTCACTGCGGAAGGCATCAAATGCTCTTACGAAGATGTCTGAAAATGAGAGACCTGGAATGGTTCCTGAGGCACCATTGTTCAACTCTTCGGCAAAATTTATTCCCAGTTTGCCTCCGAGAATGGAAACTTTTGAAGCGAAATTTCTGTGCAGCTGCCTTATAATCCGTGTAGCATTATTGCCTTCGATTTTAATTGCTGCAATATTCTGAGATTCAGCTAACACGTCCTTCAATTCCGCAACGCCGAGCGGCATCGCATTTTCAGTGTAAAACAGTTGCAGAATGACCGGGCAGGAGCACAAGTCGCAGAACTCCCTTATAAATCGAACTGTGGTTTCTTCGATCTCCTTTCTCATTGGATAGAAGTACGGCGGAGAAAGTATGACACCGCTAGCGCCATTGTTCACTGCATGCCTCGCAAGATCGACAGCCGGCTTTAATCCTGAGTGTGACACACCGATGAACACCGGCAGACGTCGATGCGCCGTTCCAATTGCCGCAGAGGCCACTCTCTTCCTTTCATTTTCATTCAACTTGTAAAATTCGCCTCCAATAACAAGAACTGCGAGACCGGAGACACCGCACTCAACGGCGAAGTTTATAGCCGACCGCAAATCTGAGTAGGATAATCCCCCTCTCTTTGTGAAAAATGTTGGCATAGCGGGAATGATGCCTCTAACCTTTCCATATCCGTTCAAACCGAACACAACCTTACAATATAATGGGAATTATGCGGTTAAAATTTATGACGAACAAATCCGGAAACTCTATTAAATACTGACAATTGGTGATCAAATGAAATGTCGAGAATTTCGAATATAAGCCTTACAGAATTCGAGGAGGTACGGCAACCGATATACCCTTATGTTAAACCAACAGACTACTACAAGCAATATCTTGGTGAAACTTCCCCTGTAGAAGCAGCTTTGCTCAGCAGAATATGTTTTGCAAGAATGACCACGGAGTCTGGTCTCAGTTCTTATTTGGCTGTTTCC of Candidatus Sysuiplasma jiujiangense contains these proteins:
- a CDS encoding dihydrodipicolinate synthase family protein — translated: MNGYGKVRGIIPAMPTFFTKRGGLSYSDLRSAINFAVECGVSGLAVLVIGGEFYKLNENERKRVASAAIGTAHRRLPVFIGVSHSGLKPAVDLARHAVNNGASGVILSPPYFYPMRKEIEETTVRFIREFCDLCSCPVILQLFYTENAMPLGVAELKDVLAESQNIAAIKIEGNNATRIIRQLHRNFASKVSILGGKLGINFAEELNNGASGTIPGLSFSDIFVRAFDAFRSERNGGVKILSNLEPYFKFINGHFDQFVAIEKELLLFRGVVANSGLRLPCIPLTDRQLTELKHRVFPACYGRL